The Dunckerocampus dactyliophorus isolate RoL2022-P2 chromosome 1, RoL_Ddac_1.1, whole genome shotgun sequence genome has a segment encoding these proteins:
- the lipt1 gene encoding lipoyltransferase 1, mitochondrial, giving the protein MLSNIGRSLSLFRGSSGSLTLTQVTRACSSLLTDSSRGLVLYSQSTDIYENLSLEDWIEANVDLQQRNILLLWRNRPAVVIGRHQNPWKECNLSLMRHSVITLARRRSGGGTVFHDLGNLNMTFFASKKAYDRQRNLKVITEALKRLRPGLEVEATKRFDIFLKGRYKISGSASRISRKSSYHHCTLLHSADHSALSTVFRSSCQGLHSNATPSVPSPVANLMDYDPTLQWKELLDGLADQYSAEFGVNSAKNLVNPADDSAFPGLGRAAAELRGWDWVFGKTPKFSVQTLLKMTDNCSSVDHSAQLCLEVKSGVIENCHLDVPIGWLPQSLSSKLSGVLEGERFCPQRIAASFAVLLRCESGELQNRLQRLCDAILAVMG; this is encoded by the exons ATGTTGTCAAACATTGGAAGGTCATTGTCTCTCTTCAGAGGCTCTTCGGGCTCTTTAACACTCACTCAGGTTACTCGGGCCTGCAGTAGTCTGCTAACTGACAGCAGCAGGGGGCTTGTCCTGTACTCCCAGTCCACAGACATATATGAGAACCTTTCCCTGGAGGATTGGATAGAGGCCAATGTGGACCTGCAGCAACGCAACATCCTGCTATTGTGGCGCAACAGGCCAGCCGTGGTCATAGGGCGACACCAGAATCCCTGGAAGGAGTGCAACCTGTCACTCATGAGGCATTCAGTGATAACGTTAGCCCGAAGACGAAGTGGCGGAGGCACTGTGTTCCATGACCTTGGGAACCTTAACATGACTTTCTTTGCGTCGAAAAAGGCGTATGATCGCCAGAGGAACCTGAAGGTCATCACTGAGGCTCTGAAACGTCTCCGACCAGGACTGGAGGTTGAAGCCACTAAAAGGTTCGATATCTTTCTGAAGGGGCGATACAAGATCTCAG GAAGTGCATCTAGAATCAGCAGGAAGTCGTCATACCATCACTGCACACTCCTGCACTCAGCTGACCACTCTGCCCTCTCCACTGTGTTCCGCTCCTCCTGCCAGGGTCTCCACAGCAATGCCACACCCAGTGTGCCTTCACCCGTGGCTAATCTGATGGATTATGACCCCACGCTGCAGTGGAAAGAACTGTTGGACGGATTGGCAGATCAGTACAGTGCAG AGTTTGGCGTCAACTCGGCAAAGAATCTTGTTAATCCCGCTGATGACTCAGCATTTCCGGGTCTCGGCAGGGCGGCGGCAGAACTGCGAGGATGGGACTGGGTATTTGGAAAGACACCAAAATTTAGTGTCCAAACGTTGCTGAAAATGACCGATAACTGTTCATCGGTTGACCACAGTGCACAGCTGTGTTTAGAGGTCAAGAGTGGCGTTATTGAGAACTGCCACTTGGATGTTCCCATTGGCTGGCTTCCACAAAGCCTCAGCAGCAAGCTGAGTGGGGTGCTGGAAGGAGAGCGATTTTGTCCACAACGCATAGCTGCATCTTTTGCTGTGCTGTTGCGCTGTGAGAGCGGTGAGCTACAGAACAGACTGCAGAGACTATGTGACGCCATATTGGCTGTCATGGGCTAA